In Asanoa sp. WMMD1127, one genomic interval encodes:
- a CDS encoding DUF630 domain-containing protein, protein MPFAEDYEAAAAALDSAAQTTGTLMESARAAMGAGVMVGGQVTAVVTDELDAGAAVLDQVTTELTQLAATCRERAEACRQALGAERDYATAHAEYRTELRQWQDDADAGAADPGEPPRPPEPPATPPEWANR, encoded by the coding sequence ATGCCATTCGCCGAGGACTACGAGGCCGCGGCCGCCGCCCTGGACAGTGCGGCGCAGACGACCGGCACCCTCATGGAGTCCGCCCGGGCGGCGATGGGCGCCGGCGTCATGGTCGGCGGCCAGGTCACCGCGGTCGTGACCGACGAGCTGGACGCCGGCGCCGCCGTCCTGGACCAGGTCACCACCGAGCTGACCCAGCTGGCCGCCACCTGCCGCGAACGCGCCGAGGCCTGTCGCCAGGCGCTCGGGGCCGAGCGGGACTACGCCACCGCGCACGCGGAATATCGCACCGAGCTGCGCCAGTGGCAGGACGACGCGGACGCCGGCGCCGCGGATCCGGGAGAGCCGCCCCGGCCGCCCGAGCCGCCGGCCACACCGCCGGAGTGGGCCAACCGCTGA
- a CDS encoding anti-sigma factor, which translates to MSTERDDRFADLLTAHLDERAERSLAPAAGGDADAGREALFGAVTDQLSAEATWGGPPPGLRDMILARIRTETRDATDEAVSPSPIATEREAAAPAKPEAAEPMEPVELAEPEVAEPAEPEAVDPLPEPEAAPEPVDRPVHRPERDRPAAAWWRPGSWRPRARRLTWAIPVGALAAAVFTAGVLAVDRALAPDPPRGEVYAATGTGLAPGATAEVSVVDTPSGSSIVLEPAGLPAAAPGSYYAAWLKGPKGTVPIGSFHERRTGVPIELWSGVDVDDYTTLSVTLQAEGDPPTPSGLVVMTASLTR; encoded by the coding sequence GTGAGCACCGAGCGTGACGACCGGTTCGCCGACCTGTTGACCGCGCACCTCGACGAGCGCGCGGAGCGATCGTTGGCGCCCGCCGCCGGCGGTGACGCCGACGCCGGCCGGGAGGCGCTGTTCGGCGCGGTGACCGACCAGCTCTCCGCCGAAGCGACGTGGGGCGGCCCGCCACCGGGCCTGCGCGACATGATCCTGGCCCGGATCCGGACCGAGACCCGCGATGCGACAGACGAGGCCGTCTCCCCGTCACCGATCGCGACCGAGCGGGAGGCCGCGGCGCCTGCGAAGCCGGAGGCGGCCGAGCCGATGGAGCCGGTTGAGCTGGCCGAGCCAGAGGTGGCCGAGCCGGCGGAGCCGGAGGCGGTTGACCCCCTTCCGGAGCCGGAAGCCGCGCCGGAGCCGGTCGACCGGCCCGTTCACCGGCCGGAGCGGGACCGGCCCGCGGCGGCGTGGTGGCGACCGGGTAGCTGGCGACCGCGGGCCCGGCGGCTCACCTGGGCCATCCCCGTCGGAGCGCTCGCCGCCGCCGTGTTCACGGCCGGTGTGCTGGCGGTCGACCGGGCGCTCGCGCCGGACCCGCCGCGGGGCGAGGTCTATGCGGCCACCGGCACCGGGCTGGCGCCCGGCGCGACGGCCGAGGTGTCCGTCGTGGACACGCCGTCGGGCAGTTCCATCGTGCTCGAGCCGGCGGGACTGCCGGCCGCGGCGCCGGGCTCGTACTATGCCGCCTGGTTGAAAGGTCCTAAGGGGACCGTGCCGATCGGGTCGTTCCACGAGCGGCGCACCGGTGTGCCGATCGAGCTGTGGAGTGGCGTCGACGTCGACGACTACACCACCCTCAGCGTGACGTTGCAGGCCGAGGGCGACCCGCCGACACCGTCGGGCCTGGTCGTCATGACGGCGTCCCTGACCCGCTGA
- a CDS encoding sigma-70 family RNA polymerase sigma factor, whose amino-acid sequence MAESMTSPAPPSTGAGRDELPQTVLVRFRDGDADALGEVYDRYARSVWALAMTVTHADHLAQEAVQETFIRAWKSAATYDPGRDLGPWLLTIARYTTLDLLRRELRPTRGGHEAEQDAVVEAPEIDHAWLAWAVQGALRQLADHEREIVRLSFFDDLTHTQIAERMDLPIGTVKSRSHRAHRRLAELLAHLRDVPDFDDSGNQPGGTGRMPIGGSRREGRDDR is encoded by the coding sequence GTGGCCGAAAGCATGACGTCGCCGGCGCCACCGTCCACGGGGGCCGGTCGCGACGAGCTGCCGCAAACCGTGCTGGTGCGCTTCCGCGACGGTGACGCCGACGCGCTGGGTGAGGTCTACGACCGTTACGCCAGGTCGGTCTGGGCGTTGGCGATGACCGTCACCCACGCGGACCACCTCGCGCAGGAGGCGGTGCAGGAGACGTTCATCCGGGCGTGGAAGTCGGCGGCGACCTACGATCCGGGGCGCGACCTGGGTCCGTGGCTGCTCACCATCGCCCGCTACACCACCCTCGACCTGCTGCGGCGTGAGCTGCGCCCGACCCGCGGCGGGCACGAGGCCGAGCAGGACGCGGTGGTCGAGGCGCCGGAGATCGACCACGCGTGGTTGGCCTGGGCGGTGCAGGGCGCCCTGCGCCAGCTGGCCGACCACGAGCGTGAGATCGTGCGCCTGTCCTTCTTCGACGACCTGACCCACACCCAGATAGCCGAGCGGATGGACCTGCCCATCGGTACGGTCAAGTCGCGCTCGCACCGGGCGCATCGCAGGCTGGCCGAGCTGCTGGCGCACCTACGCGACGTGCCCGATTTCGACGACAGCGGGAACCAGCCGGGCGGGACGGGGCGAATGCCAATCGGAGGATCGCGCAGAGAGGGGAGGGATGACAGGTGA
- a CDS encoding FtsK/SpoIIIE domain-containing protein produces the protein MRVRLSVCDRRGNGGQMIDVTLGAVAADATVAELLAQLTGSRPTPSDEVDLDGTPVDSTDRLVDLPWWAGSVLTVRSTHLLIERPTSADRPVVDLVRVAGPDTGLALPLTSGTFAVGRTRTSGLTHGPVARPIATLEIDPDGAVRIAGTGRVDGREVTGDDPVDGTFLRVADAAFRLAPATGRRAATLDAAPDEAGREQLIRTPRVAGATPPAHVPVPPPPAPAAVPAPLSWLLLIAPLPIGIVMAFVFSPFFLVMVAMTPMMALARWVESRHRAKKDKVRIAVETAAAAERFAADLDAIRARIAAAARLAHPDLADLGRRAVDGRGLWEVRPGDPDELRVPVGVGARGWLPELGRRGGDELAGRPELAEALAGRAWLDDVPLHVDLRERTGLGAVGPDARRVVATVVLDLVIRHGPADLALALVVEPAHLGEWDWLKWLPHLAGDDGTLRVATEPAAAEHLLTRVVADTAPPARGAAAPARPTGTTVVVVDGDDLLTGRVAALLGRLARGSGRALVVASTRDRLPSVCGAFLELGPDGTAELTDAITGERTTGLLAARAAGAVCRRTARALARWTDPEQAAAAALLPTRARLVELLKAVVASPQGLARPVDDLDSTVIEAWWRRDSRGLEATIGVTERGPFTLDLLADGPHGLVVGTTGAGKSELLRTVVASLACAYSPDDLTFLLVDFKGGGAFDACAGLPHTVGLVTDLDEHLAARALRCLRAEVRHRERRLREAGVSDLGDLVAPDRPLPRLLIVIDEFATLAVELPGFLSALVDVAQRGRSLGIHLLLATQRPQGVVDGKIRANTNLRVALRVQDEADSRDVLGTKQAADIDRRRPGRAYVRLGASEVVGVQTALVSASTPQGQRDRIEVTPFALVSELEPAPADVPGVPTDLERLSAAIAEAAQLGGYQPPRVPWPPPLATEVDAWTLPAGGADDAVPIGTVDLPDEQRSDVWRWSPDAGGTLVLAADPAAVGAALTTAVLGLARCRPPDRQQVFVLAGIDAGLRPLADLPHVVAVVGVDEREQLGRVLDRVEREIAARRAGGPRGADVLVVVVGWDALVEGAEQAGIVEAGARLERFLRDGAPVGVRLLVSAAHERGVPGRVLTQLATKLCLRLADAASYTALGLRARDVPELAGLRAIDLQTRHELQIGRYGPDAVARIAAAYPGAAPTGGVTVLPELVPAGEVLPASTVVGQTWRLGVGRHYRDLAVATMDLGPGMHAVVAGPAGSGRTSALRLLAAAARAGDPAATVAVVTADPDVWAGAAVTCARAVGDLPPWTAAGRGLLLVDGMESLGPDAGTALDRLLPGLSPGVHLVVAGRADTFRGMQPWQRAVTMSRTGLLLRPAADDGEVLRIRLPREAPPRPLPGRGYLVEAGGLAQVQVAMLPLPPAPLTLPVGVFAGGAR, from the coding sequence ATGAGAGTACGCCTCAGCGTCTGCGACCGGCGCGGGAACGGCGGGCAGATGATCGACGTGACGCTGGGCGCGGTCGCCGCCGACGCGACCGTCGCCGAGCTCCTGGCGCAGCTCACCGGCAGCAGGCCGACACCCTCGGACGAGGTCGACCTCGACGGCACACCGGTGGACTCCACCGACCGCCTGGTCGACCTGCCGTGGTGGGCCGGTTCGGTGCTCACGGTGCGGTCCACACACCTACTGATCGAGCGCCCGACGAGCGCCGACCGCCCGGTGGTCGACCTGGTCCGGGTCGCCGGCCCCGACACCGGCCTGGCCCTGCCGCTGACCAGCGGCACGTTCGCGGTCGGCCGGACCCGGACGAGCGGGCTGACGCACGGCCCGGTCGCCCGGCCGATCGCGACCCTGGAGATCGACCCGGACGGCGCCGTCCGGATCGCGGGAACCGGACGCGTGGACGGCCGCGAGGTCACCGGCGACGACCCGGTCGACGGCACCTTCCTGCGCGTCGCCGATGCCGCCTTCCGCCTGGCCCCGGCCACCGGGCGCCGCGCCGCCACCCTGGACGCGGCGCCCGACGAGGCCGGCCGCGAGCAGCTCATCCGCACGCCCCGGGTGGCCGGTGCGACCCCGCCGGCCCACGTGCCGGTCCCACCGCCGCCGGCGCCGGCCGCCGTACCCGCGCCGTTGTCGTGGCTCCTGCTCATCGCCCCGCTGCCGATCGGCATCGTGATGGCCTTCGTGTTCAGCCCGTTCTTCCTCGTCATGGTCGCGATGACGCCGATGATGGCGCTGGCCCGCTGGGTGGAGTCCAGGCACCGGGCCAAGAAGGACAAGGTCCGGATCGCGGTGGAGACGGCGGCGGCCGCGGAGCGCTTCGCGGCCGACCTCGACGCCATCCGCGCCCGGATCGCCGCCGCCGCCCGGCTGGCCCACCCCGACCTCGCCGACCTGGGCCGCCGGGCCGTCGACGGCCGCGGCCTGTGGGAGGTGCGCCCCGGCGACCCGGACGAGCTGCGCGTGCCGGTCGGCGTCGGCGCCAGGGGCTGGCTGCCCGAGCTGGGCCGGCGGGGCGGCGACGAGCTGGCCGGGCGTCCGGAGCTCGCCGAGGCGCTGGCCGGGCGGGCCTGGCTGGACGACGTGCCGCTCCACGTCGACCTGCGGGAGCGCACCGGCCTCGGTGCGGTGGGCCCGGACGCGCGGCGCGTCGTCGCCACCGTCGTGCTCGACCTGGTCATCCGGCACGGACCGGCCGACCTCGCGCTGGCGTTGGTCGTCGAGCCGGCCCACCTCGGTGAGTGGGACTGGCTCAAGTGGCTGCCCCACCTGGCCGGCGACGACGGCACGCTGCGGGTCGCGACCGAGCCCGCGGCCGCCGAGCACCTGTTGACCCGCGTGGTCGCGGACACGGCGCCGCCGGCCCGCGGCGCGGCCGCCCCCGCGCGGCCCACCGGAACCACGGTGGTCGTGGTGGACGGCGACGACCTGCTCACCGGCCGGGTGGCGGCGCTGCTGGGCCGGCTGGCCCGCGGGTCCGGCCGGGCGCTCGTCGTGGCGTCCACAAGGGACCGTCTGCCGTCCGTCTGTGGTGCCTTCCTCGAGCTGGGCCCGGACGGCACGGCGGAGCTGACGGACGCGATCACCGGCGAGCGTACGACCGGACTGCTCGCCGCCCGGGCCGCCGGCGCCGTCTGCCGCCGCACCGCCCGCGCGCTCGCCCGGTGGACCGACCCCGAGCAGGCCGCGGCGGCCGCGCTCCTGCCGACCCGGGCCCGGCTCGTCGAGCTGCTCAAGGCCGTCGTCGCCAGCCCGCAGGGCCTGGCCCGCCCGGTCGACGACCTCGACAGCACGGTGATCGAAGCCTGGTGGCGCCGTGACTCCCGCGGCCTCGAGGCGACGATCGGCGTGACCGAGCGGGGGCCGTTCACCCTCGACCTGCTCGCCGACGGCCCGCACGGCCTGGTGGTGGGCACGACCGGCGCCGGCAAGAGCGAGCTGCTGCGCACCGTGGTGGCGTCGCTGGCCTGCGCGTACTCGCCGGATGACCTGACCTTCCTGCTCGTCGACTTCAAGGGCGGCGGCGCCTTCGACGCCTGCGCCGGCCTGCCGCACACGGTCGGGCTCGTCACCGACCTCGACGAGCACCTGGCCGCCCGGGCCCTGCGCTGCCTGCGGGCCGAGGTGCGGCACCGGGAGCGGCGCCTGCGCGAGGCCGGCGTGAGCGACCTCGGCGACCTGGTGGCGCCGGACCGGCCGTTGCCGCGGCTGCTCATCGTCATCGACGAGTTCGCGACGCTCGCCGTCGAGCTGCCCGGTTTCCTCTCGGCGCTGGTCGACGTGGCGCAACGGGGCCGCAGCCTCGGCATCCACCTGCTGCTGGCCACCCAGCGCCCGCAGGGCGTGGTGGACGGCAAGATCCGGGCGAACACCAACCTGCGGGTCGCGCTGCGGGTGCAGGACGAGGCGGACTCCCGTGACGTGCTCGGCACGAAGCAGGCCGCCGACATCGACCGGCGCCGGCCCGGCCGGGCGTACGTGCGGCTCGGCGCGAGCGAGGTCGTCGGTGTCCAGACGGCCCTGGTCTCCGCGAGCACCCCGCAGGGCCAGCGGGACCGGATCGAGGTGACGCCGTTCGCACTGGTGTCCGAGCTGGAGCCGGCCCCGGCCGACGTCCCGGGCGTCCCCACCGACCTGGAGCGGCTCTCGGCCGCCATCGCGGAGGCGGCCCAACTGGGCGGCTACCAGCCGCCACGGGTGCCGTGGCCGCCACCGCTGGCGACCGAAGTGGACGCCTGGACCTTGCCGGCGGGCGGCGCCGACGACGCCGTCCCGATCGGCACTGTCGACCTCCCGGACGAACAGCGCTCCGACGTCTGGCGCTGGTCGCCGGACGCCGGCGGAACGCTGGTGTTGGCCGCCGACCCCGCGGCGGTGGGCGCTGCGCTGACCACCGCGGTGCTCGGGCTCGCCCGGTGCCGGCCGCCCGATCGGCAGCAGGTCTTCGTGCTGGCCGGCATCGACGCGGGCCTGCGGCCGCTGGCCGACCTGCCGCACGTGGTCGCCGTGGTGGGCGTCGACGAGCGGGAGCAACTGGGGCGCGTCCTGGACAGGGTGGAGCGGGAGATCGCGGCGCGCCGGGCCGGCGGGCCGCGCGGCGCGGACGTCCTGGTCGTGGTGGTCGGCTGGGACGCCTTGGTCGAGGGGGCCGAGCAGGCCGGCATCGTCGAGGCGGGCGCGCGGTTGGAGCGGTTCCTGCGCGACGGGGCGCCGGTCGGTGTCCGGTTGCTGGTCTCGGCCGCGCATGAGCGTGGCGTGCCGGGGCGGGTGCTCACCCAGCTGGCCACGAAGCTGTGCCTGCGGCTGGCGGACGCCGCGTCCTACACGGCCCTGGGGCTGCGCGCCCGCGACGTGCCGGAGCTGGCCGGGCTGCGCGCGATCGACCTCCAGACCCGGCACGAGCTGCAGATCGGCCGGTACGGCCCGGACGCGGTGGCCCGGATCGCGGCCGCCTATCCCGGTGCGGCGCCGACCGGCGGCGTGACGGTGCTGCCGGAGCTGGTGCCGGCCGGTGAGGTCCTGCCCGCGTCCACCGTGGTCGGTCAGACCTGGCGGCTCGGTGTCGGTCGCCACTACCGGGATCTGGCCGTGGCCACCATGGACCTGGGACCCGGCATGCACGCGGTGGTCGCCGGCCCGGCGGGCAGCGGCCGCACCAGCGCCCTGCGCCTGCTCGCCGCGGCCGCGCGCGCCGGCGATCCGGCGGCCACGGTGGCGGTGGTGACCGCCGACCCGGACGTCTGGGCCGGCGCCGCGGTGACCTGCGCCCGCGCCGTGGGCGACCTGCCGCCGTGGACCGCCGCCGGGCGCGGACTCCTGCTGGTCGACGGCATGGAGTCGCTGGGCCCCGATGCCGGGACGGCGCTGGACCGGCTGCTGCCGGGTCTGTCGCCAGGCGTGCACCTGGTCGTCGCCGGCCGGGCCGACACGTTCCGCGGCATGCAGCCGTGGCAACGCGCGGTCACCATGTCGCGGACCGGTCTGCTGCTGCGGCCGGCCGCCGACGACGGCGAGGTGCTGCGGATCCGCCTGCCCCGCGAGGCGCCGCCGCGGCCGCTGCCCGGCCGGGGCTATCTCGTCGAGGCCGGCGGGCTCGCCCAGGTCCAGGTCGCAATGTTGCCACTGCCGCCGGCACCGCTGACGCTGCCGGTCGGCGTCTTCGCCGGAGGTGCGCGATGA
- a CDS encoding PPOX class F420-dependent oxidoreductase produces MPKIATADRVGRAELLEFVRARHRLTLVTFRRDGRPQLSPVTGGVDNDGRIVISTYPDRAKAVNLRRNPAASVLVHSDDWNDPYVQLDGTAEVLDMPAPETEDALVEYFRCISGEHPDWAEYREAMRRQGKSLVRITIDSWGPIATGGFPPGRAPA; encoded by the coding sequence GTGCCCAAGATCGCCACTGCCGACCGGGTCGGGCGCGCCGAGCTCCTCGAGTTCGTCCGCGCCCGCCACCGGCTCACCCTGGTCACCTTCCGCCGCGACGGCCGGCCGCAGCTCTCCCCCGTCACCGGGGGCGTCGACAACGACGGCCGGATCGTCATCTCCACCTATCCGGACCGTGCGAAGGCGGTCAACCTCCGCCGCAACCCGGCCGCCAGCGTGCTGGTCCACTCCGACGACTGGAACGACCCGTACGTCCAGCTCGACGGCACCGCCGAGGTCCTCGACATGCCGGCCCCCGAGACCGAGGACGCCCTGGTCGAATACTTCCGCTGCATCTCCGGCGAGCACCCGGACTGGGCGGAATACCGCGAGGCGATGCGCCGCCAGGGCAAGTCGCTCGTTCGCATCACCATCGACTCCTGGGGCCCGATCGCCACGGGCGGCTTCCCGCCGGGCCGGGCCCCGGCCTAA
- a CDS encoding aldo/keto reductase, with product MTTIGTRKLGTTGPVVGALGLGAMGMSDLYGSADERESIATIHAALDAGMNLIDTADFYGSGHNELLIARALRERRREDVVLSVKFGSRKNPDGSFQPAPYDVSAVAVRDRLAQSLRRLDTDYIDIYRPSRLNPEIPIEETVGALREMQEAGWIRHIGLSEVGADSIRRAAAVATISDVQIEYSLLSRGPEEAILPVLRELGIGLTAYGVLSRGLLSGHWSVDREVGAHDFRAALPRFNGDNLAANLRLVEELGRVAAELGATTGQVAIAWVAAQGADIVPLVGARRVDRLTESLGAAGLTLTPEVLARIEAAIPAGAAAGNRYMDAQLHLLDSERG from the coding sequence ATGACGACAATCGGCACGCGCAAGCTCGGCACGACCGGACCGGTCGTGGGCGCCCTCGGCCTCGGCGCCATGGGCATGTCCGACCTCTACGGCTCGGCCGACGAGCGCGAGAGCATCGCCACCATCCACGCCGCGCTCGACGCGGGGATGAACCTGATCGACACCGCCGACTTCTACGGCTCAGGCCACAACGAGCTGCTCATCGCCCGCGCCCTGCGCGAGCGGCGCCGCGAGGACGTCGTGCTCAGCGTGAAGTTCGGCAGCCGCAAGAACCCGGACGGCTCGTTCCAACCGGCGCCCTACGACGTCTCGGCCGTCGCCGTGCGCGACCGGCTCGCCCAGTCCCTGCGCCGGCTCGACACGGACTACATCGACATCTACCGGCCGTCACGCCTCAACCCGGAGATCCCGATCGAGGAGACCGTCGGGGCGTTGCGCGAGATGCAGGAGGCCGGCTGGATCCGCCACATCGGACTGTCCGAAGTGGGCGCCGACAGCATCCGCCGGGCCGCCGCGGTGGCCACGATCAGCGACGTGCAGATCGAGTACTCGCTACTGTCGCGGGGCCCCGAGGAGGCGATCCTGCCGGTGCTGCGCGAGCTGGGCATCGGCCTGACGGCGTACGGCGTGCTGTCCCGCGGTCTGCTCAGCGGCCACTGGTCGGTCGACCGTGAGGTCGGCGCCCACGACTTCCGCGCCGCCCTGCCCCGGTTCAACGGCGACAACCTGGCCGCCAACCTGCGCCTCGTCGAGGAGCTCGGCCGCGTCGCCGCGGAGCTGGGCGCCACCACCGGCCAGGTCGCGATCGCCTGGGTCGCGGCCCAGGGCGCCGACATCGTGCCCCTCGTCGGCGCCCGCCGGGTCGACCGGCTGACCGAGTCGCTGGGCGCGGCCGGGCTGACCCTCACCCCCGAGGTGCTCGCCCGCATCGAGGCGGCGATCCCGGCCGGCGCCGCGGCCGGCAACCGCTACATGGACGCGCAGCTTCACCTGCTCGACAGCGAACGGGGGTAG
- a CDS encoding TetR/AcrR family transcriptional regulator, which yields MTTPRARILDAAARLLAEGGRDAVSTRAVSAAAGVQAQTIYRQFGDMAGLFAAVADEAWARYLGQKKAGEHRADPVADLVAGWDLHVEFGLTNPALYKLIYGDPRPGDPSAVSGEGFDLLTGILRRVAAAGRLRLPVEAAAPMVYAASVGATLALIAAQSDGTLDAHAGLSRNLRDAVMAAVLTEAAAGGVASRALALKAALPAVADRFSAAEEVLLTEWLDRIAAAPRPT from the coding sequence ATGACGACACCTCGCGCGCGGATCCTCGACGCGGCGGCCCGGCTGCTCGCCGAGGGCGGCCGGGACGCCGTCTCGACCCGGGCGGTCAGCGCCGCCGCGGGTGTGCAGGCCCAGACCATCTACCGCCAGTTCGGCGACATGGCGGGCCTGTTCGCGGCGGTCGCCGACGAGGCCTGGGCCCGCTACCTGGGTCAGAAGAAGGCGGGCGAGCACCGCGCGGACCCCGTCGCCGACCTCGTCGCCGGGTGGGACCTGCACGTCGAGTTCGGGCTCACCAACCCCGCGCTCTACAAGCTGATCTACGGCGACCCGCGACCCGGCGACCCCTCGGCGGTCAGCGGCGAGGGCTTCGACCTGCTCACCGGCATCCTGCGCCGGGTCGCGGCCGCCGGGCGGTTGCGGCTGCCGGTGGAGGCGGCGGCCCCGATGGTCTACGCCGCCAGCGTCGGCGCCACCCTCGCGCTGATCGCCGCGCAGAGCGACGGCACGCTCGACGCGCATGCCGGCCTCTCCCGCAACCTGCGTGACGCCGTCATGGCCGCCGTGCTGACCGAGGCGGCGGCCGGCGGGGTCGCATCGCGCGCGCTGGCGTTGAAGGCCGCGCTGCCGGCGGTCGCCGACCGGTTCAGCGCCGCCGAGGAGGTGCTCCTCACGGAATGGCTCGACCGCATCGCCGCTGCGCCGCGGCCGACCTAG
- a CDS encoding aldo/keto reductase, which produces MASIDIPTRTLNDGHEMPWLGLGTYPAKGRQLVEAILAAVESGYRLLDTAYNYGNEDAVGTAIRESGLPREEFFVTSKLAGRHQGKPYVRDGFSASLDRLGLDYVDLYLIHWPLPKVGRYVESYEEMLALRQEGLIRSVGVSNFLDEHIRAVVDATGVVPAVDQLQVSPNHARVDVVDEVARHGTVVQAWSPLERNSGVLEHPTVVGIADRLRITPSQVVLRWLVDRDITAVPASTNPDRQLLNADIFGFALEPDDVAAVNAIDVGAPVKQDPRTWEEF; this is translated from the coding sequence ATGGCTTCGATCGACATTCCGACCCGTACGCTCAACGACGGCCACGAGATGCCCTGGCTCGGCCTCGGCACCTATCCCGCGAAGGGCCGCCAGCTGGTCGAGGCGATCCTGGCCGCGGTCGAGTCGGGCTACCGCCTGCTGGACACCGCCTACAACTACGGCAACGAGGACGCGGTCGGCACCGCGATCCGGGAGAGCGGCCTGCCGCGCGAGGAGTTCTTCGTCACCAGCAAGCTGGCCGGGCGCCATCAGGGAAAGCCGTACGTGCGGGACGGTTTCTCAGCGTCGTTGGACCGGCTCGGACTGGACTATGTGGACCTCTACCTCATCCACTGGCCGCTGCCCAAGGTCGGTCGCTACGTCGAGTCCTACGAGGAGATGCTCGCCCTGCGGCAGGAAGGGCTGATCCGCTCGGTCGGCGTCTCCAACTTCCTCGACGAGCACATCCGGGCCGTGGTCGACGCGACCGGGGTGGTGCCCGCCGTCGACCAGCTCCAGGTCTCGCCCAACCACGCCCGGGTCGACGTCGTCGACGAGGTGGCCCGGCACGGCACGGTCGTGCAGGCGTGGAGCCCGCTGGAGCGCAACAGCGGCGTGCTCGAACACCCGACGGTCGTCGGAATCGCCGACCGGCTGCGGATCACCCCGTCGCAGGTCGTGCTGCGCTGGCTGGTCGACCGCGACATCACCGCCGTGCCGGCCTCCACCAACCCGGACCGCCAGCTGCTCAACGCCGACATCTTCGGCTTCGCCCTCGAACCCGACGACGTCGCGGCCGTCAACGCCATCGACGTCGGCGCGCCCGTGAAGCAGGACCCGCGTACGTGGGAGGAGTTCTAG
- a CDS encoding amino acid permease gives MRESGLFRRKPVEAAETADTGLSRTLGLWQLTAIGVGGIIGAGIFALAGAVANETAGPAVLVSFLIAGVASAAAALSYAEFAGLIPQAGSAYTYGYAVLGELAAWFIGWDLLLEYTAIVAVVAIGISGYFGFLVNQLGADLPDWMLGAPGTGEGHVVDLFALVLCLLIAYLLTLGIRSAARFETFVVGLKVAVVLLVIVVGFFHVKTANYTPFFPFGVGGAITGAATVFFAVFGYDAMSTAAEESRDARRHMPKAIIYSLAISMVLYVLATLVLTGMQNYRDVDPQSGFSSAFESVGLSGLASVIAVGAIIGILTVMFTFMLGVTRVWFSMSRDGLLPRWFAKLDPVRRVPTRVTWIVGIGSGLIAGFLPIEEAAELTNIGILLAFIVVCVAVVVLRYRRPDLPRTFRLPLMPVVPLIGVAFSIWLITYLSPVTWLRFAVWLLLGLAVYFAYSRRHSSLNR, from the coding sequence GTGCGCGAGTCTGGACTGTTCCGGCGCAAGCCGGTCGAGGCCGCGGAGACCGCGGACACCGGCCTGTCACGGACGCTGGGACTCTGGCAGCTGACCGCGATCGGCGTCGGCGGCATCATCGGCGCGGGCATCTTCGCCCTCGCCGGCGCCGTGGCCAACGAGACCGCCGGCCCGGCCGTACTGGTCTCGTTCCTGATCGCGGGCGTGGCGAGCGCCGCCGCCGCGCTGTCCTATGCCGAGTTCGCGGGGCTCATCCCGCAGGCGGGGTCCGCCTACACCTACGGCTACGCGGTGCTGGGCGAGCTGGCGGCCTGGTTCATCGGCTGGGACCTCCTGCTCGAATACACCGCGATCGTCGCCGTCGTGGCGATCGGCATCTCCGGCTACTTCGGCTTCCTGGTCAACCAGCTCGGCGCCGACCTGCCGGACTGGATGCTCGGCGCGCCCGGCACCGGCGAGGGTCACGTGGTCGACCTGTTCGCCCTCGTGCTCTGCCTGTTGATCGCCTACCTGCTCACCCTCGGCATCCGCAGCGCCGCGCGGTTCGAGACGTTCGTCGTCGGCCTCAAGGTGGCCGTCGTCCTGCTGGTGATCGTCGTCGGCTTCTTCCACGTGAAGACCGCCAACTACACGCCGTTCTTCCCGTTCGGCGTCGGCGGGGCGATCACCGGCGCCGCGACCGTGTTCTTCGCCGTGTTCGGCTACGACGCGATGAGCACGGCGGCCGAGGAGTCGCGCGACGCGCGCCGGCACATGCCGAAGGCCATCATCTACTCACTGGCCATCTCGATGGTGTTGTACGTGCTGGCCACGCTGGTGCTGACCGGCATGCAGAACTACCGCGACGTCGACCCGCAGAGCGGCTTCTCCTCGGCGTTCGAGTCGGTCGGGCTGTCCGGCCTGGCCAGCGTGATCGCGGTCGGCGCGATCATCGGCATCCTGACGGTGATGTTCACCTTCATGCTCGGCGTGACCCGGGTGTGGTTCTCGATGAGCCGCGACGGCCTGCTGCCGCGCTGGTTCGCCAAGCTGGACCCGGTGCGCAGGGTGCCCACCCGGGTCACCTGGATCGTCGGCATCGGCTCCGGGCTCATCGCCGGCTTCCTGCCGATCGAGGAGGCCGCCGAGCTCACCAACATCGGCATCCTGCTGGCCTTCATCGTCGTCTGCGTCGCGGTCGTGGTGCTCCGCTACCGCCGGCCCGACCTGCCGCGCACCTTCCGGCTGCCGCTCATGCCGGTGGTCCCGCTGATCGGCGTCGCCTTCTCGATCTGGCTCATCACCTACCTGAGCCCGGTCACCTGGCTGCGCTTCGCCGTCTGGTTACTGCTCGGCCTGGCCGTCTACTTCGCCTACAGCCGCCGGCACTCGAGCCTCAACCGCTAG